In Homalodisca vitripennis isolate AUS2020 unplaced genomic scaffold, UT_GWSS_2.1 ScUCBcl_3414;HRSCAF=8940, whole genome shotgun sequence, one DNA window encodes the following:
- the LOC124372516 gene encoding uncharacterized protein LOC124372516 — translation MASWSKDNLLQFIEEFRKHECVWKVKSKDYHNREKKEAAHRSLLLVVKGFDSTATKSDVLKKINNIRSAFRKEQRKVTASQRSGSGTDDIYVPKLWYYRELLFLIDQEECLGGTSNLGEGRVSEDEEMLDDSQKEPLDAEENVPAPQSLQNPPQVARTASNITSATPEPKDSFKRQKKLSPCDQVLVNIGQRLATTKEEDHYDAFGKNVAQKLRLLNNEQRIYAQKIINDALFEAELGGLTRFATVNPGILYSSSTTPSAASVTPSSGGRSTYEPMYDDTAMSGFSVNYTNLN, via the exons ATGGCCAGTTGGTCGAAGGATAATCTTTTACAGTTTATAGAGGAGTTTAGGAAACATGAATGTGTATGGAAGGTTAAGTCAAAAGACTATCACAATAGGGAAAAGAAGGAAGCAGCCCACCgtagtttactattagtagtgaaAGGGTTTGACAGTACTGCAACAAAAAGCGATGTGTTGAAGAAGATAAACAATATCAGAAGTGCATTTCGTAAGGAACAAAGAAAGGTAACAGCCTCTCAACGTTCTGGCAGTGGTACAGACGATATATATGTACCAAAGCTGTGGTACTACAGAGaacttttgtttcttattgacCAGGAAGAATGTCTAGGAGGGACTTCCAACTTAGGAGAAGGAAGAGTCAGTGAAGACGAG gagatGCTGGACGATtcacaaaaagaaccattagatGCTGAGGAAAATGTACCAGCGCCCCAATCTCTACAGAATCCTCCTCAAGTTGCTCGAACCGCTTCCAATATTACCTCTGCAACACCTGAACCTAAAGATTCTTTTAAACGGCAAAAAAAATTGTCCCCGTGTGATCAAGTCTTGGTTAATATTGGACAACGACTGGCAACAACAAAAGAAGAAGATCACTACGACGCCTTTGGGAAGAACGTTGCTCAAAAGCTGAGATTGCTGAACAATGAGCAAAGGATTTATGCGCAGAAAATCATTAATGATGCCCTGTTTGAAGCAGAACTAGGTGGACTAACACGATTTGCTACAGTTAACCCAGGTATTCTTTACTCAAGTTCCACAACACCATCGGCAGCTAGTGTTACCCCAAGTTCAGGAGGTAGATCAACCTATGAACCAATGTATGATGATACAGCAATGTCTGGCTTCAGTGTCAactatacaaatctaaattaa